In Toxoplasma gondii ME49 chromosome VIII, whole genome shotgun sequence, a single genomic region encodes these proteins:
- a CDS encoding O-linked N-acetylglucosamine transferase (encoded by transcript TGME49_273500) — protein MNGPDPSRPCLTPESPPHSRGRSCPPSDQLGNSSSSSATTPATDLDSALQDNIFAQAPSETSSRPLPIPAANALRHLPSPPLAREACDGGARPSPQRNCCDGRPAACNHRAVSDVCASLPEKSFARHFLTSSGTFPSAAEILKKAAFFNSGNRPHDALLLCNAGLEVYAEDADLWNCKGVTLRALGRLQEALDCCREALRLDPRNTNALNNIGVALKERGELLQAVEHYRASLVANPHQPTCRTNLAVALTDLGTKLKQEKKLQAALVCYTEALTADPTYAPCYYNLGVIHAETDDPHTALQMYREATRLNPSYVEAYNNMGAVCKNLGKLEDAISFYEKALACNANYQMSLSNMAVALTDLGTQQKASEGAKKAISLYKKALIYNPYYSDAYYNLGVAYADLHKFDKALVNYQLAVAFNPRCAEAYNNMGVIHKDRENTDQATVYYNKALEINPDFSQTLNNLGVLYTCTGKIGEALHFAKRAIEVNPNYAEAYNNLGVLYRDQGDIEDSVKAYDKCLLLDPNSPNAFHNKLLALNYLENLPENEICRVSEKWGLHFLSSRSPYTSWLCPPVTISPALPSSAVRSPARPSSSSASSSLASPGDSSASRVIRVGYIGPDFFTHSVSYFIHAPLVYHDKAKFHITVYANVIREDEKTQMFKTLPHRWRSIVGLNEQEVARIIREEDRIDILVELAGHTAHNRLDVMACKPAPVQISWIGYPNTTGLKTIDFRITDAVADPLTTTERYVEELVRMPNCFLCYQPPPDFPKHVPAKPPPVLDHGVVTFGSFNNLAKLGNQVIEIWSRILNAVPNSRLLVKARPFANKEMQRKFKAKFEAHGISGDRIDAMALIPACMDHLMVYSLVDIALDSFPYAGTTTTCEALVMGVPVVSLRRPNIHAHNVGATLLVNYGLPELIADDPEQYVRVAVELAGDVERLKRYRQSIRESVLEKASEPHAKQFTRDLEELYRQLLARKHRQK, from the exons ATGAACGGACCTGATCCTTCCCGGCCGTGCCTCACGCCGGAGTCTCCTCCTCACAGTCGCGGCCGTTCCTGCCCTCCCTCGGATCAACTTGGCAattcctcttcgtcttctgctaCCACACCGGCAACCGACTTGGACTCTGCACTGCAGGACAACATCTTTGCGCAGGCGCCCTCGGAaacttcttctcgtcctcttccgaTCCCTGCAGCCAACGCCCTGCGACACctgccttcgccgccgcTCGCCAGGGAAGCCTGTGACGGAGGCGCGAGGCCCTCGCCTCAGCGGAACTGCTGCGACGGCAGGccggctgcatgcaaccaCCGTGCAGTCAGCGACGTGTGTGCGTCGCTCCCAGAAAAGTCCTTTGCTCGTCATTTCCTCACGTCTTCTGGGACCTTTCCGTCTGCTGCGGAGATCCTAAAGAAAGCGGCGTTCTTCAACTCGGGCAACCGCCCTCATGAtgcccttctcctctgcaaCGCTGGCCTGGAAGTTTACGCCGAAGATGCCGACTTGTGGAACTGCAAAGGCGTCACTCTTCGAGCTCTTGGAAGACTCCAGG AGGCACTTGATTGCTGCCGAGAGGCGCTTCGACTTGATCCACGGAATACAAATGCTCTAAACAACATTGGAGTTGCattgaaggagagaggcgaacttCTACAAGCT GTCGAGCACTACCGGGCCTCTCTGGTGGCGAATCCTCACCAACCAA CATGCCGCACAAACTTGGCAGTTGCCCTCACCGACTTGGGCACGAAGctgaagcaggagaagaagctgcaggcAG cgctcGTTTGCTACACAGAGGCACTGACCGCAGACCCGACCTACGCGCCTTGCTACTACAACCTTGGCGTTATCCACGCAGAAACAGATGACCCCCACACCGCTCTCCAGATGTACAGAGAAGCCACGCGCCTCAATCCCAGCTACGTCGAGGCTTACAACAACATGGGCGCTGTGTGTAAGAACCTAGGCAAG CTGGAAGACGCTATTTCGTTCTATGAGAAGGCCCTTGCATGCAATGCAAACTACCAGATGAGTCTGAGCAACATGGCTGTTGCTCTCACCGACCTTGGAACTCAGCAGAAAGCTTCTGAAGGCGCGAAG AAGGCAATTTCGCTCTACAAAAAGGCCTTAATTTACAATCCGTATTATTCGGATGCGTACTACAATCTGG GCGTCGCGTACGCCGACTTGCACAAATTCGACAAGGCGCTGGTGAACTATCAGTTGGCAGTGGCCTTCAATCCTCGATGTGCTGAGGCGTACAACAACATGGGGGTCATCCATAAGGATAGAGAAAACACGGACCAGGCCACTGTTTACTACAACAAAGCTCTGGAAATAAATCCGGACTTCTCTCAAACGCTCAATAACCTTGGCGTGCTCTACACGTGCACTGGGAAG ATTGGCGAGGCGCTGCACTTTGCAAAGCGTGCTATTGAAGTCAATCCGAACTACGCCGAGGCATACAACAACTTGGGAGTTCTGTACCGGGACCAGGGCGATATCGAGGACTCTGTGAAAGCGTATGACAAATGCTTGCTTCTGGATCCCAACTCACCAAACGCCTTCCACAACAA GTTACTGGCGTTGAACTATTTGGAGAATTTGCCTGAAAACGAGATATGTCGCGTTTCTGAGAAGTGGGGACTgcatttcctttcttctcggtctccgtACACTTCCTGGCTGTGTCCGCCGGTCACCATCTCACCTGCCCTGCCTTCGTCTGCCGTCCGCTCACCTGCCCGTCCATCTTCATCGtcagcttcttcgtctcttgcctctcctGGCGATTCTTCAGCTTCAAGAGTCATACGCGTGGGGTACATTGGTCCAGATTTCTTTACTCATTCTGTCTCTTACTTCATCCATGCTCCCTTGGTCTACCACGACAAAGCGAAGTTCCACATCACTGTCTACGCGAACGTCAtccgagaagacgaaaagactCAA ATGTTCAAGACGCTCCCGCACCGCTGGCGGTCTATCGTGGGGTTGAACGAGCAGGAGGTTGCTCGGATCatccgagaagaagaccgaaTCGACATTTTGGTGGAACTCGCAGGGCACACAGCGCACAACCGCCTCGACGTGATGGCATGCAAACCTGCGCCGGTTCAGATCAGCTGGATTGGCTATCCGAACACAACCGGCTTGAAGACCATCGACTTCCGCATCACTGACGCCGTCGCGGACCCGCTGACCACAACGGAGAGGTATGTGGAAGAGCTGGTCCGCATGCCCaactgcttcctctgctaCCAGCCGCCTCCGGACTTCCCGAAGCATGTGCCAGCGAAGCCGCCCCCCGTTCTCGATCACGGCGTCGTCACCTTCGGCTCGTTCAACAATCTCGCAAAACTCGGCAATCAG GTGATTGAGATCTGGAGTCGGATTTTGAATGCCGTCCCGAATAGCCGGTTGCTGGTCAAAGCCCGGCCGTTTGCAAACAAGGAAATGCAGCGGAAATTCAAGGCGAAATTTGAAGCGCATGGAATCTCGGGCGATCGTATCGACGCCATGGCTCTCattcctgcatgcatggatCACTTAATG GTCTATTCGCTAGTTGACATCGCCCTCGATTCCTTCCCTTACGCCGGAACAACAACCACCTGTGAGGCACTTGTCATGGGCGTccctgtcgtctctcttcgtcgcccaAACATCCACGCACACAATGTAGGAGCAACTCTGCTGGTTAACTACGGACTGCCCGAACTTATCGCAGACGATCCCGAACAATATGTTCGTGTAGCTGTCGAG CTCGCAGGGGATGTCGAGCGCCTAAAGCGCTATCGGCAGAGCATCCGCGAATCAGTTCTCGAGAAGGCGTCTGAGCCGCATGCGAAGCAGTTCACTCGCGACTTAGAGGAGCTGTATCGGCAGCTGCTAGCTCGCAAACACCGGCAAAAGTAG
- a CDS encoding glutamine synthetase, type I, putative (encoded by transcript TGME49_273490~Predicted trans-membrane domain (TMHMM2.0):20-40), whose protein sequence is MSVRGFRRRHPEQSRRGVVGFLLSLSTSVFVGFPCRFSTFKESRVRRRKRPFASSRKGVSCTKKKRIKRSDCSRSREQLIRPSLGFIQPLTNSLLFRFVEMSLATPFKSASEMLEYIQTHEVQLLDCCFVDPCGLWHHCSMHVSQVDEKALREGFAFDGSSIRLFATVACSDMSMIPDPKTCWIDPFQDHKVLHVTCDISDPNGKPLERCPRRIAQRCEAWVTSLGLADAVYIGPEAEFFILDDVKYKCSPNKVSYEIDCEEGTWNSDATLTGPTGSRNLGHRMQHKKWYFPVSPVDKHANLRTEMLLTMGDLGLPIEKHHHEVGCCQHELGFTFRRLVDAADLMMVYKYVVKNVAQKAGKTATFMPKPMAGDCGSGMHSHQSLWKNGANLFFDANGSYMKLSQLALWYIGGLLKHAHAVLAFTNSTTNSYKRLVPGYEAPTKLTYSKGNRSAAIRIPLCDGDNPKAKRLEFRCPDAAGCPYLCFAAMVMAGVDGIRKKIEPPPPADCDAAEIDSRVVPSTPSSLSEVLDALEQDHDFLLEGGVFTKDFIHAYIEMKRAEVAAVQLTPHPREYELYYHC, encoded by the exons ATGTCAGTGCGGGGTTTTCGACGAAGGCACCCAGAACAGTCGCGGAGAGGCGTTGTCGGCTTTCTCCTGTCCCTGTCGACTTCGGTTTTTGTTGGCTTTCCTTGTCGATTTTCGACGTTCAAAGAGTCAAGAGTTCGTCGCCGAAAACGACCCTTCGCTTCTAGCAGAAAAGGGGTTTCTTgcacaaagaaaaaacgaataAAGCGTTCTGACTGCTCCCGCTCTCGCGAGCAACTCATCCGACCATCGCTGGGGTTCATCCAGCCGCTGACAaattctcttctttttcgttttgtgGAAATGTCGCTCGCTACGCCTTTCAAGTCCGCCAGCGAAATGCTGGAATATATCCAAACGCATGAAGTTCAACTTCTTGACTGCTGCTTTGTCGACCCCTGTGGCCTTTGGCACCACTGCAGCATGCACGTTTCTCAG gtCGATGAAAAAGCTCTGAGAGAAGGATTTGCTTTCGACGGCTCCTCCATCCGTCTGTTCGCCACAGTTGCATGCTCTGACATGTCCATGATTCCTG ATCCGAAGACTTGCTGGATCGACCCCTTCCAAGATCACAAGGTGCTGCATGTGACCTGCGACATCAGCGACCCGAACGGGAAGCCTCTTGAACGCTGCCCTCGACGTATCGCTCAACGCTGCGAGGCTTGGGTGACCTCTCTCGGCCTGGCAGATGCG GTCTACATTGGCCCAGAGGCGGAGTTCTTCATTCTCGATGACGTCAAGTACAAATGCTCTCCCAACAAAGTCAGCTACGAAATCgactgcgaagaaggcaCTTGGAACAGTGACG CGACGCTGACGGGGCCGACGGGATCTCGCAACCTGGGACACCGCATGCAGCACAAGAAGTGGTATTTTCCGGTCTCTCCAGTTGACAAGCATGCAAATCTCCGCACCGAAATGCTCCTGACGATGGGCGACCTGGGTCTGCCAATTGAAAAGCACCACCACGAGGTCGGCTGTTGCCAGCATGAATTAGGATTCACCTTCCGACGACTTGTAGACGCTGCAGATCTGATGATGGTGTACAAGTACGTGGTAAAGAACGTTGCACAGAAAGCCGGGAAGACAGCAACGTTCATGCCCAAGCCCATGGCCGGCGACTGCGGTTCTGGCATGCACAGCCACCAGTCGTTGTGGAAAAACGGGGCGAACCTGTTCTTCGATGCAAACGGCAGCTACATGAAACTCTCCCAGCTCGCCCTGTGGTACATCGGTGGCTTGCTGaagcatgcgcatgcagttctcgCGTTTACAAACTCCACGACCAACTCGTACAAGCGTCTCGTCCCCGGCTACGAGGCCCCGACGAAGTTGACTTACTCGAAG GGGAACCGCAGCGCAGCCATTCGGATTCCTCTGTGCGATGGAGACAACCCCAAGGCGAAGCGCTTGGAGTTCCGGTGTCCTGACGCCGCCGGGTGCCCATACCTCTGCTTTGCAGCGATGGTCATGGCAGGCGTCGACGGCATTCGCAAGAAAATCGAACCGCCGCCTCCTGCAGACTGCGACGCTGCAGAAATCGACTCGCGCGTCGTTCCTAGCACTCCGTCTTCGCTGAGTGAGGTCCTCGATGCTCTCGAACAAGACCACGACTTCCTGCTCGAAGGTGGAGTCTTCACCAAG GATTTCATTCACGCTTACATCGAGATGAAACGTGCAGAAGTCGCAGCAGTCCAGCTCACACCTCACCCCCGGGAGTACGAGCTCTACTACCATTGTtag